From Oreochromis aureus strain Israel breed Guangdong linkage group 4, ZZ_aureus, whole genome shotgun sequence, a single genomic window includes:
- the si:ch211-11k18.4 gene encoding uncharacterized protein si:ch211-11k18.4, producing the protein MSGKIKSRSAANSDSITGGVSCDERILRDCHQLYTDPDSGLIPVAESVGVKLLPPRKKITVLLMGNHSAGKSSFINWYVEEHIQRTGVAIETQGFSFVTSGRKRESLTGNATLHLYPHFKPLQEFKGVSEYLSTEICTSRQKRFSLVTFVDSPGLVDGDMKYPFDVDEVILWLGDLCDLILVFFDPMGQALCKRTLNIVESLNEKHGDRLRFYLSKADEAGGESDRQRVMMQIVQELCKRPGLNKCGFDMPTIYIPNPNKPSRCVNQIEEVCRTIEKTINQTVQNTLNSLERDCELIVEAVTDKLINDRQTTVENRHARCKSCFLTLLGFSVPLALMAFLLLGALSQDLLDAALGQEGTEALSLYLMPAVKIFQSLSVEQQLYGCAGLVLLSFLLLIIARFTFRTQPTLSTKQKRQLQEKLEYVQEVVKTKKKKLYEDYLRQSVSDHDMGL; encoded by the exons ATGTCCGGGAAAATCAAGAGCCGAAGTGCCGCAAACTCAGACTCGATAACCGGCGGTGTGTCCTGCGATGAGCGCATCTTGCGGGATTGTCATCAACTGTACACGGATCCTGACAGCG GGTTGATCCCAGTGGCCGAATCTGTTGGTGTGAAGTTGCTGCCGCCCAGAAAAAAGATCACTGTGCTGCTGATGGGGAACCACTCTGCTGGGAAAAGCTCCTTCATCAACTG GTACGTGGAAGAGCACATCCAGCGCACTGGAGTAGCTATTGAGACCCAAGGCTTCAGCTTTGTTACAAGTGGACGCAAGAGAGAGTCTCTCACA ggaAATGCCACCCTTCATCTGTATCCACACTTCAAACCTCTGCAGGAGTTTAAAG GTGTCTCAGAGTACTTGAGCACAGAGATCTGCACATCTCGACAGAAACGGTTCAGCTTGGTGACGTTTGTTGATTCGCCGGGCTTGGTGGACGGCGATATGAAGTATCCATTTGACGTGGACGAGGTCATCCTGTGGCTGG GTGATCTTTGTGACCTAATTCTGGTCTTCTTTGACCCCATGGGTCAGGCTCTGTGCAAGCGCACCCTCAACATTGTGGAGAGCCTGAATGAAAAGCACGGAGACCGGCTGCGGTTTTACCTGAGCAAGGCTGACGAGGCCGGAGGAGAGTCGGACAGACAG AGGGTGATGATGCAGATTGTCCAGGAGCTCTGCAAGCGGCCGGGACTGAACAAGTGTGGGTTTGACATGCCCACCATCTACATTCCTAATCCAAATAAG CCAAGCCGCTGCGTCAACCAGATCGAGGAGGTTTGTCGCACCATCGAGAAAACTATCAACCAGACGGTCCAAAACACACTCAACTCCCTGGAGAGGGACTGCGAGCTCATTGTTGAGGCTGTCACAGACAAGCTCATTAATGACAG GCAGACCACTGTTGAGAACCGACACGCACGCTGCAAGAGCTGCTTCCTGACTCTGCTGGGCTTCAGCGTCCCTCTGGCTCTGATGGCGTTTCTGTTGCTGGGCGCTCTGTCCCAGGACCTGCTGGATGCGGCTCTGGGCCAAGAGGGTACAGAGGCACTCTCCCTCTACCTG ATGCCCGCGGTGAAAATATTTCAGTCCCTGTCTGTGGAGCAGCAGCTTTATGGCTGCGCTGGGCTGGTGCTTCTGTCCTTCCTCCTGCTCATCATTGCACGCTTCACCTTCAG AACTCAACCCACTCTATCGACCAAACAGAAAAGGCAGCTACAGGAGAAGCTGGAGTACGTGCAGGAGGTGGTCAAGACCAAAAAg AAAAAGCTGTATGAAGACTACCTACGCCAGAGTGTCAGCGATCACGACATGGGCTTGTAG
- the nudt9 gene encoding ADP-ribose pyrophosphatase, mitochondrial isoform X2, with amino-acid sequence MPSSAGPHVKSRCPQYPGSNIKRLSVPDDKVDWTQKWPEYEPVSYTAPSVLNNPAWADPDIGSFSPKFNTVDGAVDRTSFEGSYKVENEKPLNPCGRTGLAGRGLLGRWGPNHAADPIVTRWKVDVKGAKVHHSDSKKPVLQFVSIKRKDCGEWAIPGGMVDPGEQVSLTLQREFSEEALNSLSSSPAERAKIHQRITNLFKSSGFMVYKGYVDDPRNTDNSWMETVAVNFHDDLGNSVSELPLEAGDDAGQVQWVDLDSSFPLYANHSHFLEIVAKERKAHW; translated from the exons ATGCCATCTTCAGCAGGGCCTCATGTAAAGTCCAGATGCCCACAGTATCCAGGGTCCAATATCAAGCGCTTGTCTGTGCCTGATGACAAGGTGGACTGGACTCAGAAGTGGCCCGAGTATGAGCCAGTCAGCTACACGGCCCCTTCAGTTTTAAATAACCCAGCCTGGGCGGATCCTGATATTGG CTCCTTCTCTCCAAAGTTTAACACTGTGGATGGTGCTGTGGACAGGACGAGCTTTGAGGGAAGCTACAAAGTGGAAAATGAAAAACCGCT AAATCCTTGTGGACGCACAGGGTTGGCAGGCAGAGGGTTGCTAGGACGATGGGGACCCAACCATGCAGCAGATCCAATAGTCACCAG ATGGAAGGTAGATGTCAAAGGGGCAAAGGTTCATCACTCAGACTCCAAAAAGCCTGTTCTGCAGTTTGTGTCAATCAAGAGGAAGGACTGTGGGGAGTGGGCCATCCCTGGG GGCATGGTAGATCCAGGCGAGCAGGTTTCTCTCACACTGCAGCGGGAGTTCTCAGAAGAAGCATTGAACTCGCTCTCTAGTTCCCCGGCAGAGAGAGCGAAAATCCATCAGCGCATCACTAATCTCTTCAAATCGTCAGGATTTATG GTCTACAAGGGCTATGTCGATGATCCCAGAAACACTGACAATTCCTGGATGGAGACGGTTGCTGTCAACTTTCACGATGACTTAG GTAACAGCGTGAGCGAGCTGCCACTGGAAGCCGGTGATGACGCCGGACAAGTCCAGTGGGTTGACCTTGACTCGTCTTTCCCCCTCTATGCGAATCACTCCCATTTCCTGGAGATTGTTGCCAAAGAGAGGAAGGCACACTGGTAG
- the mapk3 gene encoding mitogen-activated protein kinase 3, with product MADTSSTAAVAAEASDSAAVAAAAAAPVAPDAPPVAPVPRTPAESVKGQIFDVGPRYTNLSYIGEGAYGMVCSALDNLTNQRVAIKKISPFEHQTYCQRTLREIKILLRFHHENIIGINDIIRAQQLDNMRDVYIVQTLMETDLYKLLKSQRLSNDHVCYFLYQILRGLKYIHSANVLHRDLKPSNLLINTTCDLKICDFGLARIADPEHDHTGFLTEYVATRWYRAPEIMLNSKGYSKSIDIWSVGCILAEMLSNKPIFPGKHYLDQLNHILGILGSPSQEDLNCIINLKARNYLQSLPEKPKIPWEKLFYKADPKALDLLGRMLTFNPIKRITVEEALAHPYLEQYYDPSDEPVAEEPFTFTMELDDLPKERLKELIFEETARFQDNYQPPVRS from the exons ATGGCGGATACGAGCAGCACTGCGGCGGTCGCGGCCGAAGCCTCCGACAGCGCCGCcgtcgctgctgctgctgctgcgcctGTTGCGCCCGATGCACCGCCCGTAGCTCCGGTGCCCAGGACTCCAGCCGAGTCCGTGAAGGGACAGATTTTTGACGTGGGCCCCCGCTACACGAACCTGTCGTACATCGGGGAGGGTGCTTACGGAATGGTGTG CTCTGCTCTGGACAACTTGACAAACCAGCGCGTAGCCATCAAGAAAATCAGCCCATTCGAGCACCAGACATACTGCCAGCGCACGCTGAGGGAAATCAAGATCCTGCTGCGTTTCCACCATGAGAACATCATCGGCATCAACGACATCATCAGGGCACAGCAGCTCGACAACATGAGGGATGT CTACATTGTGCAGACCCTGATGGAGACCGACCTGTACAAGCTGCTGAAGAGCCAAAGGCTAAGCAACGACCACGTCTGCTACTTCCTCTACCAGATCCTGCGAGGCCTCAAGTACATTCACTCCGCCAACGTGCTGCACCGGGATCTCAAGCCCTCCAACCTGCTCATCAACACCACCTGCGACCTCAAG ATCTGTGACTTTGGCCTGGCGCGGATAGCTGACCCAGAGCACGACCACACTGGTTTTTTGACTGAGTATGTGGCTACTCGTTGGTACAGGGCTCCAGAAATCATGCTCAACTCCAAG gGCTACTCAAAGTCCATTGACATCTGGTCGGTGGGCTGCATCCTGGctgagatgttgtccaacaaaCCCATCTTCCCTGGGAAACACTACTTGGACCAACTCAACCACATACTGG GCATTCTTGGCTCTCCATCTCAAGAAGATCTGAACTGCATCATTAACTTGAAGGCGAGGAACTACTTGCAGTCCCTGCCTGAAAAACCCAAGATCCCGTGGGAAAAGCTGTTCTACAAGGCAGACCCTAAAG CTCTCGATCTGCTGGGCCGCATGTTGACCTTTAACCCCATCAAGCGCATCACCGTTGAGGAGGCCCTGGCTCACCCTTACCTGGAGCAGTACTACGATCCTTCAGATGAG CCTGTAGCAGAGGAGCCCTTCACTTTCACCATGGAACTGGACGACCTTCCCAAAGAGAGGCTGAAGGAGCTGATCTTTGAGGAAACGGCTCGTTTCCAGGACAACTACCAGCCGCCGGTTCGCTCCTGA
- the rabep2 gene encoding rab GTPase-binding effector protein 2 produces the protein MMELPDEKMSSKNEDTETSLQAQLADCRAQVEHWQGVATICELSKQEELAELQKQCDQEIQSLQEALRETAAQYEARIAVLQSQPVEWKRSSGPHMISGRKGRVDAEHASVINSLTEDESAPSTHSHPPELEAVPEGEGAALTTEGYFSLRNCDSASLSSFSLDTPSLPRKHHAQDDTDSLVSTGTLVPEAIYLPPAGHRLVTHSDWDALNAQLSELRGEVSRLQAEKEELERELDTQSNHTHKQVSTLQSQVQASESLLQDLQKSFSQSQNAVQSRLAELSLSQRKMCNELSRLKGEEVEEDVPDIGSSFSAALHGAHCEERLRIEIVNLREQLDTRTEENEVLEVQFSSLKTETEKIHAQREQLQAELLACRTELEALRVALSHVQSTNKTLSSEKATLSQQCLELRSQVISMRSQVDTSQAVQRDFVELSQSLQVKLELIRQAESLEQVKEILEEGHGEDSSPPVDTP, from the exons ATGATGGAGCTGCCAGACGAGAAGATGAGCTCCAAGAATGAAGACACag AGACGAGCCTGCAGGCCCAGCTAGCAGACTGCAGAGCACAGGTCGAACACTGGCAGGGCGTGGCGACGATCTGTGAGCTGAGCAAACAGGAGGAACTGGCTGAGCTGCAAAAACAATGTGATCAAGAGATCCAGTCACTGCAGGAGGCTCTCAGAG AGACAGCAGCTCAGTACGAGGCCAGGATAGCTGTTCTGCAGTCTCAACCAGTAGAGTGGAAGAGATCCAGTGGACCCCACATG ATCAGTGGAAGGAAGGGAAGGGTGGATGCCGAACACGCGTCAGTCATCAACAGCCTGACTGAGGACGAATCGGCGCCATCGACGCACAGCCATCCACCAGAGCTGGAGGCGGTGCCGGAGGGAGAAGGTGCTGCACTTACAACAGAAGGATATTTTTCACTAAGGAACTGTGACTCAGCCTCGTTGTCCTCTTTCTCCTTGGACACACCATCGCTGCCCAGAAAACACCACGCTCAGGACGACACTGACTCATTGGTCTCCACGGGTACTTTGGTGCCTGAAGCCATTTACCTGCCACCGGCTGGGCACCGGCTGGTCACACACAGTGACTGGGACGCGCTCAATGCTCAG TTGTCAGAGCTGCGAGGGGAAGTGAGTCGCCTGCAGGCGGAGAAGGAGGAGCTGGAGAGAGAACTGGATACCCAGAGCAACCACACGCACAAACAG GTATCAACCCTCCAGTCTCAGGTCCAGGCTTCAGAGTCTCTCCTCCAGGATTTGCAGAAATCTTTCAGCCAGTCACAGAATGCAGTCCAGAGCCGGCTG GCGGAGTTGTCCCTTTCTCAGAGGAAGATGTGCAATGAGCTTTCCAGACTGAAAGGAGAAGAGGTTGAGGAGGATGTACCAGACATCGGCTCATCATTCTCAGCAGCACTACAT GGTGCACACTGTGAAGAGCGCCTTCGCATTGAGATAGTCAACCTGAGGGAGCAGCTGGACACACGGACAGAGGAGAACG AAGTTTTAGAGG tGCAGTTTTCCAGTCTGAAAACCGAGACAGAGAAGATCCACGCTCAGAGGGAGCAGTTGCAGGCTGAGCTGCTGGCGTGTCGCACTGAACTGGAAGCCCTCCGGGTGGCGCTCTCTCATGTGCAAAGCACCAACAAGACCCTCAGCAGCGAGAAA GCAACTCTGAGCCAGCAGTGTCTGGAACTGCGGAGCCAGGTGATCAGCATGCGCTCTCAGGTCGACACCAGCCAGGCCGTGCAGCGAGACTTCGTTGAGCTCTCCCAGTCACTGCAG GTGAAGCTGGAGTTAATTCGGCAGGCAGAGAGTCTGGAGCAAGTCAAGGAAATCCTGGAAGAGGGACATGGTGAAGATAGCTCCCCACCTGTGGATACTCCGTGA
- the nudt9 gene encoding ADP-ribose pyrophosphatase, mitochondrial isoform X1, translated as MIHLPLRRHLVGPIRLAFTLLGLPHTVWTSGVRPAVSCPSSYPFPTSKTISAVNTSYCRRSSTMPSSAGPHVKSRCPQYPGSNIKRLSVPDDKVDWTQKWPEYEPVSYTAPSVLNNPAWADPDIGSFSPKFNTVDGAVDRTSFEGSYKVENEKPLNPCGRTGLAGRGLLGRWGPNHAADPIVTRWKVDVKGAKVHHSDSKKPVLQFVSIKRKDCGEWAIPGGMVDPGEQVSLTLQREFSEEALNSLSSSPAERAKIHQRITNLFKSSGFMVYKGYVDDPRNTDNSWMETVAVNFHDDLGNSVSELPLEAGDDAGQVQWVDLDSSFPLYANHSHFLEIVAKERKAHW; from the exons ATGATACATTTACCTCTGCGGCGACACTTGGTCGGACCGATTCGTTTAGCGTTTACTCTTCTCGGACTCCCGCATACCGTCTGGACCTCCGGAGTAAG GCCTGCTGTTTCCTGCCCTTCTTCTTACCCCTTCCCAACCAGTAAAACCATCAGCGCTGTCAACACTAGTTACTGCCGCCGGTCCTCGACCATGCCATCTTCAGCAGGGCCTCATGTAAAGTCCAGATGCCCACAGTATCCAGGGTCCAATATCAAGCGCTTGTCTGTGCCTGATGACAAGGTGGACTGGACTCAGAAGTGGCCCGAGTATGAGCCAGTCAGCTACACGGCCCCTTCAGTTTTAAATAACCCAGCCTGGGCGGATCCTGATATTGG CTCCTTCTCTCCAAAGTTTAACACTGTGGATGGTGCTGTGGACAGGACGAGCTTTGAGGGAAGCTACAAAGTGGAAAATGAAAAACCGCT AAATCCTTGTGGACGCACAGGGTTGGCAGGCAGAGGGTTGCTAGGACGATGGGGACCCAACCATGCAGCAGATCCAATAGTCACCAG ATGGAAGGTAGATGTCAAAGGGGCAAAGGTTCATCACTCAGACTCCAAAAAGCCTGTTCTGCAGTTTGTGTCAATCAAGAGGAAGGACTGTGGGGAGTGGGCCATCCCTGGG GGCATGGTAGATCCAGGCGAGCAGGTTTCTCTCACACTGCAGCGGGAGTTCTCAGAAGAAGCATTGAACTCGCTCTCTAGTTCCCCGGCAGAGAGAGCGAAAATCCATCAGCGCATCACTAATCTCTTCAAATCGTCAGGATTTATG GTCTACAAGGGCTATGTCGATGATCCCAGAAACACTGACAATTCCTGGATGGAGACGGTTGCTGTCAACTTTCACGATGACTTAG GTAACAGCGTGAGCGAGCTGCCACTGGAAGCCGGTGATGACGCCGGACAAGTCCAGTGGGTTGACCTTGACTCGTCTTTCCCCCTCTATGCGAATCACTCCCATTTCCTGGAGATTGTTGCCAAAGAGAGGAAGGCACACTGGTAG